A single genomic interval of Rhododendron vialii isolate Sample 1 chromosome 3a, ASM3025357v1 harbors:
- the LOC131320660 gene encoding uncharacterized protein LOC131320660: protein MASELTSKVRLVRCPGCRGILQEVAPLYQCAGCGTVLQAKNRKNDSTVTGLHMHKKDAAQKNELEHVSDEQIAQSLKREQTCPSTGELLLDQNFGSDQSEIRDNYEEKSGKTKFSSELSTKLTGYINEELPPPVRAETGFYQGECSSEQNNEGDQNECGDYNAKRPEGVSFSNEVASTEINHHESEELSSPVAGDHSEGDLKQCRERTQNQYGCCNGKQLGGANFSDGVASSYELNHQESVESSPLAGVYSEVDDSQNSLEQKNGRNQTEFGDHKREGPGSTKFSDEFSSSTELTCQEVEDSSPLVRTSLELDENFKSRFIIGRLSKENLQDSTISAQRQSSESISMNNQMSPRSEQLEQSQERALGGFDRVSSKDTLEDFALSKHSPEFSLQFKDLPRYPTSGSYSAYDGSVSSYDGTDDQVPYQPQHLSQGNFKKAECARAEAMPVKGEVELQYQAWNCSSISSQQEHYAMEGRKCCEDELVESTRSGHPVRSRMKFETNEPFYSKGRPIGSENGSPSNYGRNVFQSSSSFDLPSKPQCLEEEKMKLLKMVYELQDELNRTHILKSRAKEIFPGVTGMEKQIPSYYGHVAPAVGIYHDINNTRHTSSYDQGRNWTSQRQTSQIPFSAEPTIGRHQVDCSCFHGYPQECNCSAPLPPQIFCNNSQYTVIPRQRYHNIYPSTSSSPQHYTQSEFSLSSHDVKSDEHWHADHHEGKILSRERHQSMKKHVLPVAGGAPFLVCYRCSALLQLPADFLVYGRRCHRLRCSACSVILKFGLQNGSHILLYTEIYPDSIAPSQTNGRKLASVSYAGYSPNVESVSCSDGCGPSLHQSCSTEEEPFCTALPFSGLNRESNGSKMSSGSSIEPVEERKDQLIFIEPQNKYDSTAKLYASAGSPLRRSIAEKLSSEFEGLPPKSGLPLHKLLGYASPSQVLDSW, encoded by the exons ATGGCTAGTGAGTTGACTTCTAAAGTTCGGCTAGTCAGATGTCCTGGTTGCCGAGGGATTCTCCAAGAGGTGGCTCCTCTATACCAATGTGCAGGATGTGGCACAGTTCTCCAAg CTAAAAACCGCAAAAATGACAGCACGGTCACAGGATTACACATGCATAAAAAAGATGCTGCCCAGAAAAATGAGTTGGAGCACGTCTCTGACGAACAAATAGCTCAAAGCTTAAAGCGAGAGCAAACATGTCCTTCCACAGGTGAACTCCTATTGGACCAAAACTTTGGGAGTGATCAGAGTGAAATTCGGGATAACTACGAGGAGAAGTCAGGAAAAACAAAGTTTTCCAGTGAACTTTCTACAAAGCTCACTGGCTATATAAATGAAGAGTTGCCACCACCTGTAAGGGCAGAAACAGGATTTTATCAAGGTGAATGTTCTTCAGAACAAAACAATGAAGGTGATCAAAATGAGTGTGGAGATTACAATGCAAAGCGACCTGAAGGGGTTAGCTTTTCCAATGAAGTTGCTTCAACTGAGATAAATCATCATGAGAGTGAGGAGTTGTCATCTCCAGTAGCTGGAGATCATAGTGAAGGAGATTTGAAACAGTGCCGCGAAAGGACCCAAAATCAATATGGATGTTGCAATGGGAAGCAGCTTGGTGGTGCAAACTTTTCTGATGGAGTTGCTTCATCATATGAACTTAATCATCAGGAGAGTGTGGAGTCATCACCACTTGCTGGAGTTTATAGTGAAGTGGATGACAGTCAGAATAGTTTGGAACAAAAGAACGGAAGGAATCAAACTGAATTTGGAGATCACAAGAGAGAGGGGCCGGGAAGTACAAAATTTTCTGATGAATTTTCCTCGTCTACTGAGCTCACTTGTCAGGAAGTTGAAGATTCGTCTCCACTGGTTAGAACTAGTTTGGAATTGGATGAGAATTTCAAGAGTCGTTTCATAATCGGAAGGTTGAGTAAGGAAAACCTCCAAGATTCAACTATTTCTGCTCAGAGGCAATCAAGTGAAAGTATTTCAATGAATAACCAGATGTCTCCTCGCAGTGAACAGCTGGAGCAGTCTCAGGAAAGAGCACTCGGTGGTTTTGACCGCGTGAGTTCCAAAGATACATTGGAAGATTTTGCACTATCCAAACACAGCCCTGAGTTTAGTCTTCAATTCAAAGATTTACCTAGATATCCAACCTCCGGAAGCTATTCTGCTTACGATGGCAGTGTTTCTTCCTATGATGGAACTGATGATCAAGTCCCTTACCAACCTCAACACCTCTCACAAGGAAATTTTAAGAAGGCAGAGTGTGCCAGAGCTGAAGCAATGCCTGTAAAGGGTGAGGTTGAACTGCAATATCAAGCTTGGAATTGCTCATCAATTTCATCACAACAGGAGCATTATGCGATGGAAGGAAGGAAGTGTTGCGAAGATGAATTGGTTGAATCCACCAGATCTGGCCATCCAGTTAGGAGCAGGATGAAGTTTGAGACAAATGAGCCTTTTTACTCAAAGGGTCGTCCTATTGGCAGTGAAAACGGAAGCCCTTCAAATTATGGGCGGAATGTTTTCCAAAGCAGTTCAAGTTTTGATTTGCCAAGCAAGCCTCAGTGCCTTGAAGAGGAGAAAATGAAATTGCTAAAAATGGTTTATGAACTTCAAGACGAGCTCAACAGAACCCATATTCTGAAAAGTAGGGCTAAAGAAATATTTCCCGGAGTTACTGGAATGGAAAAGCAGATTCCGTCGTACTATGGTCATGTAGCACCAGCGGTGGGAATCTACCATGATATAAATAATACCAGACACACCAGTAGTTACGATCAAGGAAGAAACTGGACTAGCCAAAGGCAAACATCGCAAATTCCTTTTTCTGCGGAACCCACAATCGGCAGACACCAAGTTGATTGCTCCTGTTTCCATGGCTATCCCCAAGAGTGCAACTGCTCAGCTCCTTTGCCTCCGCAAATTTTCTGTAACAACAGCCAATATACAGTCATCCCCAGGCAGAGATATCACAATATCTACCCTTCGACTTCCTCGAGTCCACAGCATTATACACAGTCTGAGTTTTCCTTAAGTAGCCATGATGTTAAGTCTGATGAGCATTGGCATGCAGATCACCATGAGGGTAAGATACTTTCTAGGGAGAGACATCAATCAATGAAGAAACATGTCCTACCTGTTGCAGGTGGGGCCCCTTTCCTTGTCTGTTATAGATGTTCGGCACTGCTGCAATTGCCTGCAGATTTTCTTGTCTATGGAAGGAGATGCCATCGGCTGAGGTGCAGTGCTTGCTCGGTTATATTGAAGTTTGGGCTTCAAAATGGAAGTCACATACTGCTGTATACTGAGATATATCCTGATTCTATAGCCCCTTCACAGACTAACGGGAGAAAATTGGCATCGGTTTCTTATGCGGGTTATAGTCCTAATGTGGAATCTGTATCATGTTCCGATGGTTGTGGACCTTCCTTGCATCAAAGTTGCTCTACTGAAGAGGAGCCCTTTTGTACCGCACTTCCATTCAGTGGTCTCAATAGGGAGTCTAATGGCAGCAAGATGTCATCTGGTAGCTCTATTGAGCCTGTGGAAGAGAGAAAGGATCAGCTTATCTTCATAGAACCTCAAAATAAGTACGACAGTACTGCAAAACTATATGCATCAGCTGGGTCTCCACTGAGGAGATCGATAGCAGAGAAGTTATCTTCAGAATTTGAGGGTTTGCCACCAAAATCAGGTTTACCTCTTCATAAGCTCCTGGGATATGCTTCCCCAAGTCAAGTACTGGATAGCTGGTAA